One genomic segment of Hordeum vulgare subsp. vulgare chromosome 2H, MorexV3_pseudomolecules_assembly, whole genome shotgun sequence includes these proteins:
- the LOC123429504 gene encoding uncharacterized protein LOC123429504 isoform X1, with protein sequence MAAGSHLLPTTRTDGVTAPLSSSAPGCLAQATSTKKTMRSPRQQQGGRERETERAMSNSTGEEPGAVAVGALAAECYFCAGAPAVVYCRADAAGLCLPCDRHVHGANTVSCRHARAPLCAVCRVAAATVRRGAARFLCSNCDFEVEQLTEPPVLLHDCGTVEGYTGCPSVGELAAILGVAVRDGDKVWWPVWEEPQVLAFDDVIVPTTACHGLQPVLTSSSSPKNWSAPCGELDGEVLRQLGELAKSEEAAAYVEDAEPAGGDQLPPPWGSSDYAATGHADLGALGAEPICAAAILQVREADPVRVAQGPRRRQGEDQRPLRQVELVVDFKDRRHFVSVVYRTLYVAWTCEGAATEPPWHTYSPPPRDVSVSPCHCASYIVVNISLLLLLLTDRACVCYWDRCLCHRSSDGEFGMFECVRVRASPTPRPTRGALKICLQRVDRLFWRDGER encoded by the exons ATGGCGGCGGGCTCCCACCTCCTCCCTACTACCCGTACCGACGGTGTCACCGCCCCCTTGTCCTCTTCTGCACCCGGCTGCTTAGCGCAGGCTACTAGTACCAAGAAGACGATGCGTAGTCCGCGCCAACAACAAGGTGGACGAGAAAGAGAAACGGAGAGAGCCATGTCCAACAGCACCGGCGAGGAGCCCGGCGCTGTCGCGGTGGGGGCGCTCGCGGCGGAGTGCTActtctgcgccggcgcgccggccgtgGTGTACTGCCGGGCGGACGCCGCGGGGCTGTGCCTGCCGTGCGACCGCCACGTCCACGGCGCCAACACGGTCTCCTGCCGCCACGCCCGCGCCCCGCTCTGCGCCGTCTGCCGCGTTGCCGCGGCCACCGTCCGCCGCGGCGCCGCCCGGTTCCTCTGCTCCAACTGCGACTTCGAGGTCGAGCAGCTGACGGAGCCGCCGGTGTTGCTGCACGACTGTGGCACGGTGGAGGGCTACACCGGGTGCCCCTCGGTGGGCGAGCTCGCGGCGATCCTCGGCGTCGCCGTCCGCGACGGGGATAAGGTGTGGTGGCCTGTCTGGGAGGAGCCCCAGGTGCTCGCCTTCGACGACGTCATCGTGCCGACCACGGCCTGCCATGGCCTCCAGCCCGTCCTCACCTCGTCGTCCTCTCCCAAG AACTGGAGCGCGCCATGCGGTGAGCTTGACGGCGAGGTTCTCCGGCAGCTAGGGGAGCTCGCCAAGTCGGAGGAGGCGGCAGCGTACGTCGAGGACGCAGAGCCGGCCGGCGGTGACCAGCTGCCTCCACCATGGGGATCTTCAGATTACGCTGCTACTGGGCATGCTGATCTTGGGGCTCTTGGAGCTGAGCCCATCTGCGCGGCAGCAATCCTGCAG GTTCGGGAAGCAGATCCGGTACGAGTCGCGCAAGGCCCGCGCCGACGGCAGGGTGAGGATCAACGGCCGCTTCGCCAAGTCGAGCTAGTAGTAGATTTCAAGGACCGACGACACTTTGTCTCCGTTGTGTACCGTACGTTGTACGTAGCGTGGACGTGCGAGGGGGCGGCGACGGAGCCGCCATGGCACACGTACTCGCCGCCTCCACGTGATGTGTCCGTCTCACCGTGTCACTGTGCGAGCTACATTGTGGTTAAtatttctttgttgttgttgttgctcacaGATCGTGCTTGTGTATGTTATTGGGACCGATGCCTGTGCCATCGATCGTCTGATGGTGAATTTGGGATGTTTGAATGCGTCagggtaagagcatctccaacacccCGTCCAACGCGTGGCGCGTTAAAAATATGTTTGCAGCGCGTCGATCGTTTGTTTTGGCGCGACGGGGAGCGCTGA
- the LOC123429504 gene encoding zinc finger protein CONSTANS-LIKE 13-like isoform X2: MAAGSHLLPTTRTDGVTAPLSSSAPGCLAQATSTKKTMRSPRQQQGGRERETERAMSNSTGEEPGAVAVGALAAECYFCAGAPAVVYCRADAAGLCLPCDRHVHGANTVSCRHARAPLCAVCRVAAATVRRGAARFLCSNCDFEVEQLTEPPVLLHDCGTVEGYTGCPSVGELAAILGVAVRDGDKVWWPVWEEPQVLAFDDVIVPTTACHGLQPVLTSSSSPKNWSAPCGELDGEVLRQLGELAKSEEAAAYVEDAEPAGGDQLPPPWGSSDYAATGHADLGALGAEPICAAAILQRHHEAWIGTDRSEASEQVSAGSPAEPSLSPFVEVSEACPGLSRSGSSSVDDALNGGRHDHPSPAAAVAVQAEAPPAQASKNVGGYDVVYPDRDKVISRYKEKRKNRMFGKQIRYESRKARADGRVRINGRFAKSS; the protein is encoded by the exons ATGGCGGCGGGCTCCCACCTCCTCCCTACTACCCGTACCGACGGTGTCACCGCCCCCTTGTCCTCTTCTGCACCCGGCTGCTTAGCGCAGGCTACTAGTACCAAGAAGACGATGCGTAGTCCGCGCCAACAACAAGGTGGACGAGAAAGAGAAACGGAGAGAGCCATGTCCAACAGCACCGGCGAGGAGCCCGGCGCTGTCGCGGTGGGGGCGCTCGCGGCGGAGTGCTActtctgcgccggcgcgccggccgtgGTGTACTGCCGGGCGGACGCCGCGGGGCTGTGCCTGCCGTGCGACCGCCACGTCCACGGCGCCAACACGGTCTCCTGCCGCCACGCCCGCGCCCCGCTCTGCGCCGTCTGCCGCGTTGCCGCGGCCACCGTCCGCCGCGGCGCCGCCCGGTTCCTCTGCTCCAACTGCGACTTCGAGGTCGAGCAGCTGACGGAGCCGCCGGTGTTGCTGCACGACTGTGGCACGGTGGAGGGCTACACCGGGTGCCCCTCGGTGGGCGAGCTCGCGGCGATCCTCGGCGTCGCCGTCCGCGACGGGGATAAGGTGTGGTGGCCTGTCTGGGAGGAGCCCCAGGTGCTCGCCTTCGACGACGTCATCGTGCCGACCACGGCCTGCCATGGCCTCCAGCCCGTCCTCACCTCGTCGTCCTCTCCCAAG AACTGGAGCGCGCCATGCGGTGAGCTTGACGGCGAGGTTCTCCGGCAGCTAGGGGAGCTCGCCAAGTCGGAGGAGGCGGCAGCGTACGTCGAGGACGCAGAGCCGGCCGGCGGTGACCAGCTGCCTCCACCATGGGGATCTTCAGATTACGCTGCTACTGGGCATGCTGATCTTGGGGCTCTTGGAGCTGAGCCCATCTGCGCGGCAGCAATCCTGCAG CGGCACCACGAGGCGTGGATCGGGACGGATCGCAGTGAAGCTTCCGAGCAAGTCTCGGCGGGCTCGCCGGCCGAGCCGAGCCTGTCGCCGTTCGTGGAGGTGTCGGAGGCGTGCCCCGGCCTGAGCCGCAGCGGCAGCAGCAGCGTCGACGACGCCTTAAACGGCGGACGACACGATCACCCGTCGCCGGCAGCGGCAGTGGCAGTGCAGGCGGAAGCGCCACCAGCTCAGGCGAGCAAGAACGTCGGCGGCTACGACGTGGTCTACCCTGACCGGGACAAGGTGATCTCGCGCTACAAGGAGAAGAGGAAAAACAGGAT GTTCGGGAAGCAGATCCGGTACGAGTCGCGCAAGGCCCGCGCCGACGGCAGGGTGAGGATCAACGGCCGCTTCGCCAAGTCGAGCTAG